In a genomic window of Camelus ferus isolate YT-003-E chromosome 31, BCGSAC_Cfer_1.0, whole genome shotgun sequence:
- the ATP6V1B2 gene encoding V-type proton ATPase subunit B, brain isoform produces the protein MALRAMRGIVNGAAPELPVPTSGPGVGSREQALAVSRNYLSQPRLTYRTVSGVNGPLVILDHVKFPRYSEIVQLTLPDGTKRSGQVLEVSGSRAVVQVFEGTSGIDAKKTSCEFTGDILRTPVSEDMLGRVFNGSGKPIDRGPVVLAEDFLDIMGQPINPQCRIYPEEMIQTGISAIDGMNSIARGQKIPIFSAAGLPHNEIAAQICRQAGLVKKSKDVVDYSEENFAIVFAAMGVNMETARFFKSDFEENGSMDNVCLFLNLANDPTIERIITPRLALTTAEFLAYQCEKHVLVILTDMSSYAEALREVSAAREEVPGRRGFPGYMYTDLATLYERAGRVEGRNGSITQIPILTMPNDDITHPIPDLTGYITEGQIYVDRQLHNRQIYPPINVLPSLSRLMKSAIGEGMTRKDHADVSNQLYACYAIGKDVQAMKAVVGEEALTSGRPPIPGVPAEVREELHSLRVLTKTALSTRPWTSAGSCSESSPKRC, from the exons CGTACAGGACAGTGTCAGGAGTCAACGGCCCGCTTGTAATCTTAGACCACGTTAAG TTTCCCAGATACTCTGAGATTGTGCAGTTGACACTGCCTGACGGCACAAAGAGAAGCGGGCAGGTTCTGGAAGTTAGTGGCTCCAGAGCAGTGGTTCAG GTATTTGAAGGGACCTCAGGCATAGACGCCAAGAAGACGTCCTGTGAGTTTACTGGGGATATTCTCCGAACACCAGTGTCTGAGGACATGCTTG GCCGAGTATTCAATGGATCAGGAAAACCTATCGACAGAGGTCCTGTTGTGCTGGCTGAGGACTTCCTTGACATCATGG GCCAGCCAATCAACCCTCAGTGTCGGATCTACCCAGAGGAGATGATTCAGACCGGCATTTCGGCCATAGATGGCATGAACAGTATTGCTCGGGGGCAGAAAATTCCTATCTTCTCTGCTGCTGGCTTACCGCACAATGAG ATTGCAGCTCAAATCTGTCGCCAGGCTGGTTTGGTAAAAAAATCTAAAGATGTAGTGGACTACAGTGAGGAAAATTTTGCGATTGTATTTGCTGCTATGGGT GTAAACATGGAAACTGCCCGCTTCTTCAAATCCGACTTTGAAGAAAATGGCTCAATGGACAATGTCTGCCTCTTTTTGAATTTGGCTAATGACCCAAC TATTGAGCGAATTATCACTCCCCGCTTGGCTCTAACCACGGCCGAGTTCCTGGCCTATCAATGTGAGAAACATGTATTGGTTATCCTAACAGACATGAGTTCTTACGCTGAAGCACTTCGagag GTTTCAGCCGCCAGGGAGGAGGTTCCCGGTCGACGCGGTTTCCCAGGTTACATGTATACAGATTTAGCCACTCTGTATGAACGTGCTGGTCGAGTGGAAGGCAGAAATGGCTCAATTACTCAAATTCCTATTCTCACCATGCCTAACGATG ATATCACTCACCCCATCCCTGACCTGACTGGATACATCACAGAGGGGCAGATCTACGTGGACAGACAGCTGCACAACAGACAG ATCTACCCGCCCATCAACGTGCTGCCCTCGTTGTCGCGGTTAATGAAGTCTGCGATTGGCGAAGGCATGACCAGGAAGGATCACGCTGATGTGTCGAACCAGCTG taCGCATGCTACGCCATCGGCAAGGACGTGCAGGCCATGAAGGCCGTGGTTGGGGAAGAAGCCCTCACCTCAGGACGACCTCCTATACCTGGAGTTCCTGCAGAAGTTCGAGAGGAACTTCATTCGCTCAGG GTCCTTACGAAAACCGCACTGTCTACGAGACCCTGGACATCGGCTGGCAGCTGCTCCGAATCTTCCCCAAAGAGATGCTGA